A stretch of bacterium DNA encodes these proteins:
- a CDS encoding DUF4301 family protein, which yields HLVFRPAGHGALITNLGRIDADVIFIKNIDNIAPAWRHQQSAVWKKRLGGHLLRLRTAISELLDRLERGDAAAAEDALSFCQDHLTLGLSSQITTEPPATLRAFLIERLDRPLRVCGVVENVGEPGGGPFWVESPGFGETGQIVETSQIDLESADQAEILESASHFNPVDVVCSLLDRKGKSYDLSRFADPRASLVASKQHRGETIRVLERPGLWNGAMAGWNTAFVEVPLATFTPVKTVLDLLRPEHRATGSPQD from the coding sequence CATCTGGTGTTTCGCCCCGCCGGTCACGGCGCACTGATCACCAATCTGGGCCGCATCGACGCCGATGTGATCTTCATCAAGAACATCGACAACATCGCTCCGGCCTGGCGTCATCAGCAGTCGGCCGTCTGGAAAAAGCGCCTCGGAGGACATCTCCTCCGTTTGAGAACCGCTATTTCCGAGCTACTCGACAGGCTCGAGCGGGGCGACGCGGCCGCCGCCGAAGATGCTCTCTCGTTCTGCCAAGACCACCTGACTCTCGGACTCTCCAGCCAGATCACAACCGAACCGCCGGCTACGCTTCGCGCTTTCCTCATCGAGCGGCTGGACCGCCCGTTGAGGGTCTGCGGCGTCGTCGAGAACGTCGGTGAGCCCGGCGGCGGGCCGTTCTGGGTCGAGAGTCCAGGGTTCGGAGAGACCGGCCAGATCGTCGAGACGAGCCAGATCGATCTCGAGTCGGCCGACCAGGCCGAGATCCTCGAGAGCGCCAGCCACTTCAACCCGGTGGACGTCGTGTGCTCTCTGCTGGATCGCAAAGGCAAGTCCTACGATCTGTCTCGATTCGCCGATCCCCGCGCGAGTTTGGTGGCGAGCAAGCAGCACCGAGGAGAGACCATCAGAGTTCTCGAGCGCCCGGGACTCTGGAATGGCGCAATGGCCGGCTGGAACACGGCATTCGTAGAAGTTCCGCTCGCCACTTTCACTCCGGTCAAGACGGTCCTCGACCTTCTGAGGCCGGAGCACCGGGCGACCGGCTCGCCCCAGGACTAG